The proteins below are encoded in one region of Tiliqua scincoides isolate rTilSci1 chromosome 7, rTilSci1.hap2, whole genome shotgun sequence:
- the MFNG gene encoding beta-1,3-N-acetylglucosaminyltransferase manic fringe isoform X3 translates to MHRRLIRGLSGTLLLLVSMGLLSTRRYSIQEVEHKGDLARPMVETDLVLGDLFIAVKTTQKFHRSRMGLLLDTWISRVRDQTYVFTDKEDEELQAKLGDHLVLTNCSAEYSHPALSCKMAAEFDAFLASGLSWFCHLDDDNYLNSQALLKLLSSYSPDQEVYIGKPSLNRPIRAAETLPNNQTKSVYFWFATGGAGFCISWKLATRMAPWASGRNFLITSELIHLPDDCTVGFIIEHLLGGHLVPSTLFHSHLEDLQRIQRSQLTKQVTLSYGIFEKKLNTIKLGSPFSQQDDPSRFRSLHCLLYPGTSWCPQSVLQ, encoded by the exons ATGCACCGACGTCTCATTCGTGGCCTCTCTGGCACCCTTCTTCTACTTGTGAGCATGGGGCTCCTCTCCACCAGACGATACAGCATCCAAGAGGTC GAGCACAAGGGCGACCTAGCAAGGCCTATGGTTGAGACAGACCTTGTACTTGGAGACCTTTTCATTGCTGTGAAGACAACTCAGAAGTTCCACCGGTCCAGGATGGGATTGCTACTGGATACTTGGATATCCCGGGTCAGAGATCAG ACATACGTCTTCACGGATAAAGAAGATGAGGAACTGCAGGCAAAACTGG GCGATCATCTGGTGCTCACAAACTGCTCTGCAGAGTATAGCCATCCAGCGCTctcttgcaaaatggctgctgagttTGATGCATTTTTGGCTAGCGGCCTGAG CTGGTTTTGCCACCTTGATGATGACAACTACCTGAACTCACAAGCTCTGTTGAAACTCTTGTCATCTTATTCCCCGGACCAAGAGGTTTATATTGGGAAGCCCAGCCTGAATAGGCCAATCCGTGCTGCAGAAACCTTGCCAAACAACCAGACA aagtcagtctatTTCTGGTTTGCTACTGGAGGTGCTGGATTCTGTATTAGCTGGAAGCTGGCCACAAGGATGGCTCCGTGGGCAAG TGGCCGCAACTTCCTGATCACATCAGAGCTCATCCACCTCCCAGATGACTGCACCGTGGGTTTCATAATTGAACACCTTTTAGGAGGTCACCTGGTTCCCAGCACCCTGTTCCACTCTCACCTGGAGGATCTGCAGCGAATCCAGAGGTCCCAACTTACCAAGCAG GTCACTCTCAGCTATGGCATTTTTGAGAAGAAACTCAATACGATCAAGCTGGGCAGTCCTTTCTCCCAGCAAGATGACCCTTCCAG GTTCCGATCTCTTCACTGCCTTCTTTATCCAGGCACTTCCTGGTGCCCACAGTCAGTCCTCCAATGA
- the MFNG gene encoding beta-1,3-N-acetylglucosaminyltransferase manic fringe isoform X2, giving the protein MHRRLIRGLSGTLLLLVSMGLLSTRRYSIQEVVDVQQLAKMMPAREEQQEPALTDLVLGDLFIAVKTTQKFHRSRMGLLLDTWISRVRDQTYVFTDKEDEELQAKLGDHLVLTNCSAEYSHPALSCKMAAEFDAFLASGLSWFCHLDDDNYLNSQALLKLLSSYSPDQEVYIGKPSLNRPIRAAETLPNNQTKSVYFWFATGGAGFCISWKLATRMAPWASGRNFLITSELIHLPDDCTVGFIIEHLLGGHLVPSTLFHSHLEDLQRIQRSQLTKQVTLSYGIFEKKLNTIKLGSPFSQQDDPSRFRSLHCLLYPGTSWCPQSVLQ; this is encoded by the exons ATGCACCGACGTCTCATTCGTGGCCTCTCTGGCACCCTTCTTCTACTTGTGAGCATGGGGCTCCTCTCCACCAGACGATACAGCATCCAAGAGGTCGTTGATGTTCAGCAGCTTGCAAAAATGATGCCTGCTAGAGAGGAGCAGCAGGAACCGGCTTTG ACAGACCTTGTACTTGGAGACCTTTTCATTGCTGTGAAGACAACTCAGAAGTTCCACCGGTCCAGGATGGGATTGCTACTGGATACTTGGATATCCCGGGTCAGAGATCAG ACATACGTCTTCACGGATAAAGAAGATGAGGAACTGCAGGCAAAACTGG GCGATCATCTGGTGCTCACAAACTGCTCTGCAGAGTATAGCCATCCAGCGCTctcttgcaaaatggctgctgagttTGATGCATTTTTGGCTAGCGGCCTGAG CTGGTTTTGCCACCTTGATGATGACAACTACCTGAACTCACAAGCTCTGTTGAAACTCTTGTCATCTTATTCCCCGGACCAAGAGGTTTATATTGGGAAGCCCAGCCTGAATAGGCCAATCCGTGCTGCAGAAACCTTGCCAAACAACCAGACA aagtcagtctatTTCTGGTTTGCTACTGGAGGTGCTGGATTCTGTATTAGCTGGAAGCTGGCCACAAGGATGGCTCCGTGGGCAAG TGGCCGCAACTTCCTGATCACATCAGAGCTCATCCACCTCCCAGATGACTGCACCGTGGGTTTCATAATTGAACACCTTTTAGGAGGTCACCTGGTTCCCAGCACCCTGTTCCACTCTCACCTGGAGGATCTGCAGCGAATCCAGAGGTCCCAACTTACCAAGCAG GTCACTCTCAGCTATGGCATTTTTGAGAAGAAACTCAATACGATCAAGCTGGGCAGTCCTTTCTCCCAGCAAGATGACCCTTCCAG GTTCCGATCTCTTCACTGCCTTCTTTATCCAGGCACTTCCTGGTGCCCACAGTCAGTCCTCCAATGA
- the MFNG gene encoding beta-1,3-N-acetylglucosaminyltransferase manic fringe isoform X1, with translation MHRRLIRGLSGTLLLLVSMGLLSTRRYSIQEVVDVQQLAKMMPAREEQQEPALVDVMDHVDRDLKNKEEHKGDLARPMVETDLVLGDLFIAVKTTQKFHRSRMGLLLDTWISRVRDQTYVFTDKEDEELQAKLGDHLVLTNCSAEYSHPALSCKMAAEFDAFLASGLSWFCHLDDDNYLNSQALLKLLSSYSPDQEVYIGKPSLNRPIRAAETLPNNQTKSVYFWFATGGAGFCISWKLATRMAPWASGRNFLITSELIHLPDDCTVGFIIEHLLGGHLVPSTLFHSHLEDLQRIQRSQLTKQVTLSYGIFEKKLNTIKLGSPFSQQDDPSRFRSLHCLLYPGTSWCPQSVLQ, from the exons ATGCACCGACGTCTCATTCGTGGCCTCTCTGGCACCCTTCTTCTACTTGTGAGCATGGGGCTCCTCTCCACCAGACGATACAGCATCCAAGAGGTCGTTGATGTTCAGCAGCTTGCAAAAATGATGCCTGCTAGAGAGGAGCAGCAGGAACCGGCTTTGGTGGACGTGATGGACCACGTTGACAGGGACCTCAAGAACAAAGAGGAGCACAAGGGCGACCTAGCAAGGCCTATGGTTGAGACAGACCTTGTACTTGGAGACCTTTTCATTGCTGTGAAGACAACTCAGAAGTTCCACCGGTCCAGGATGGGATTGCTACTGGATACTTGGATATCCCGGGTCAGAGATCAG ACATACGTCTTCACGGATAAAGAAGATGAGGAACTGCAGGCAAAACTGG GCGATCATCTGGTGCTCACAAACTGCTCTGCAGAGTATAGCCATCCAGCGCTctcttgcaaaatggctgctgagttTGATGCATTTTTGGCTAGCGGCCTGAG CTGGTTTTGCCACCTTGATGATGACAACTACCTGAACTCACAAGCTCTGTTGAAACTCTTGTCATCTTATTCCCCGGACCAAGAGGTTTATATTGGGAAGCCCAGCCTGAATAGGCCAATCCGTGCTGCAGAAACCTTGCCAAACAACCAGACA aagtcagtctatTTCTGGTTTGCTACTGGAGGTGCTGGATTCTGTATTAGCTGGAAGCTGGCCACAAGGATGGCTCCGTGGGCAAG TGGCCGCAACTTCCTGATCACATCAGAGCTCATCCACCTCCCAGATGACTGCACCGTGGGTTTCATAATTGAACACCTTTTAGGAGGTCACCTGGTTCCCAGCACCCTGTTCCACTCTCACCTGGAGGATCTGCAGCGAATCCAGAGGTCCCAACTTACCAAGCAG GTCACTCTCAGCTATGGCATTTTTGAGAAGAAACTCAATACGATCAAGCTGGGCAGTCCTTTCTCCCAGCAAGATGACCCTTCCAG GTTCCGATCTCTTCACTGCCTTCTTTATCCAGGCACTTCCTGGTGCCCACAGTCAGTCCTCCAATGA